The Apibacter raozihei DNA segment AGTAACTGCAGCCGGTGTATTTGCTGATCTGATTAACGTGGGTGCAAGCTAAACGTAATTAAAATTACAAGTAGATTTCTACTTCTTTTATTATAAAAAAAAGAATAGATAAAATATCCACAAACTGTTTATTTCATCTATTCTTTTTTATTTTTAATTAGTTGACTGAATACGAGATTATCACCGGTAGTCGTTAATTGCATATATTTACCTAAATTTGCAAAAAAATTATCCTGAGAATTATTATTTAATGAAAGAAAAGAACAGCATACATGTATTTGCTCCTGCTACTTCTGCAAATTTTATTTGTGGATATGATATTTTAGGCTTAGCTCTGGATGAACCCGGAGATGAAGTAATTCTTAAAAAGGTAGATCGTCCGGGAGTTACTATAACTAAAATTACTGGTGATAATGGTCTTCTACCCTTAGATTCTACGAAAAATACGGTAGGAGCCTGTGTACAAATGATTCTGGATCATTTACAGCGTAACGACATTGGAATCGAAATTGAACTGCATAAAAAAATGCCTATCGGTAGTGGATTAGGTTCCAGTGCGGCTAGTACGATAGCGGGATTATTCGCTATAAATCAACTGCTCGGAGAGCCCTTATCCAGAAAAGAATTACTACCTTTTGCCCTAAGGGGTGAAGAGCTCGCTTGCGGGCATGGTCATGCGGATAATGTAGCCCCTTCTTTATTAGGAGGAATTACTTTAATACGAAGCTATCAGCCTCTGGATGTTATTAACCTGCCTGTGCCTTCTGAACTTTGCTGTTCTGTTATTTTCCCTCATGTTGAAGTTCCGACCCGGGCAGCACGACAAATCCTGAGAACACAGGTTGAACTGAAAAAAGCAGCACAACAATGGGGAAATATCGCCGGACTGGTTTCCGGATTGTTTTCCAATGATTATGATTTAATCTCCAGAAGTTTACAGGATGATCTTATTGAACCTGCCCGCTCAATCTTAATCCCTGAATTTGACGCTATGCGACAAATTACTAGGGAAGCAGGAGCTCTGGGATTTGGAATTTCAGGTTCTGGTCCTTCAGTAGTTTCTTTTACTAAAGGCCTTGACAAGGCTAAGGAAATTACTGAAATTCTGAAAGAGCATTTAAAAAGCAAACATATTGGTAGCAACGGTTATTCTTCTACTGTAAATACCCGGGGAGCTGTCGTTATTTCTTAATTATATTCATTTAAATCTTTACCTATGAAATTGTACAGTACTAACAATAAAGATCTTA contains these protein-coding regions:
- a CDS encoding homoserine kinase translates to MKEKNSIHVFAPATSANFICGYDILGLALDEPGDEVILKKVDRPGVTITKITGDNGLLPLDSTKNTVGACVQMILDHLQRNDIGIEIELHKKMPIGSGLGSSAASTIAGLFAINQLLGEPLSRKELLPFALRGEELACGHGHADNVAPSLLGGITLIRSYQPLDVINLPVPSELCCSVIFPHVEVPTRAARQILRTQVELKKAAQQWGNIAGLVSGLFSNDYDLISRSLQDDLIEPARSILIPEFDAMRQITREAGALGFGISGSGPSVVSFTKGLDKAKEITEILKEHLKSKHIGSNGYSSTVNTRGAVVIS